The sequence AGCGGCGGCCACGGCGTCCAGCGCCGTATGCAGACGGGCCGCCTCCGTACGCCACTTGCGGTCCACGACCTCTTCCGGATAGGCCGCCCAGTCCACCGGGGACCAGTCCGGGCCGGACTCGGCCGGACCGCCGTGGAACAGCCGCGCCGCCAGCAGCGAAGCCGCCTCGTCGACCGCCCCCGGCTGCTCCAGCAGATCGCAGGCCGGGCGCTCGCCCAGCCGTGAGGTGAACCCGTCGGCCAGCCGGTCCCGCCGGGAGAGTTCTGTCAGTGCGGAGACCACTCCCGCGTCCAGGTGCGCCGGCCAGCGGCCCATCCGCCAGGCGGGCAGGGCGACCCGGGTCAGCAGCCGGTCCCAGCCCGCGTACGCGAGGCCGACCTGCTCCTGGGCGACGATGCGCAGCCCGTAGTCCACACCCTGTGCACGGTCCGAGGCGGCCGCGGCCACCCCGCGCTCCATCTCGGTGGCGTCGACCCGGCACAGCCGCAGCAGGAACCGCGCTGGCGGGGCGATCCAGCCGAGGCCGCGCCGGCCGCCCACGTCCACAGCGGCGTCCAGACCGCGTACGAAGCCGCGGGCGTCGGCTATGTCCGGGTGCGCGGAAGGGCCCGTACCGGCGACGACCGGGGCGAGGACGGCCCGTAGCTCCGCGACCCGCATCCACCACAGGAAGGGCGAGCCGATCACGAGCACGGGAGCCGCGCCCGGTTCGGACTCGGGACCCGCGGATATGCCGCCGCGGCGGTGGGCCGCATGCGTACGGTCCTCCAGCCAGCTGTCGCAGTCGGGCGTCAGGGCTATCGCGGAGGGCGACGGGACGTCCATCCGGTCGGCCAGGTCCCGCACCAGCCGGTAGAGGTCGGGCGCCGCGGCCTCCGACAGGGCCACCGTAGGCGTCACGGCCGGGCCCGCCCGCAGCACCACCGCGGCGAAGATCCCGCCGACCAGCAGTACGAGCGCGGCGACCGCGCAGACGGCCAGGGTCACGGTCGGCCAGGGATCCCCGGCCAGCCGGCCGGTCATCCTGGCGGCGACGAGCACCACCGCGAGGGCCGCGGGCAGCAGCCCTGCGGCCAGGGCCCTGCTGCGCACACGCAGCACGGCCAAGGCGCGGGAACGTGCGGACGGCACGCCCGCTTCGACGATCGAACCGGTTCCGGACACGACCGGACCTCACCCCCTCTGCCCTGCGGCGGCATTGCTCACTCCCCCACTGTGACACCCGCCACCGACATCGCAATGCCGGTGGGCCAAGTGCCGGAATGCTTGCGCCGCACCCTAGTTGGGGCCTGCCCGGCAGTCAGGCAGACAGGGTGACGATCACCCGATGGAATGGCTTTGGGTAAAGGTGGGTGCGTTCGAACGCGGCCGGATGCAGTCGCACGCGTACGCGCCCGCGGGCCCGGGCGCACTGTCGTGCGCACCGGGCCCGCGGGTTCGTGGAGCCGCAGCTCAGCGGCGTTCGGCCGCCTTGGCCGCGATGTCCGTACGGTGCTGCGAGCCGTCCAGCCGGATGCGCGCGACCGCCTTATACGCCTTGTCCCGGGCCTGCGCCAGGTCGGAACCGGTCGCCGTCACCGACAGCACGCGGCCGCCCGCGCTGACGACCGCGTCGCCCTCGCGCCGGGTCCCGGCGTGCAGCACGTACGCGTCGGGCCCGTCCTCGGCGGCCACCTCGGCCAGGCCCTCGATCGGGTCCCCGGTGCGCGGGGTCTCCGGGTAGTTGTGGGAGGCGATGACCACCGTGACGGCCGCGTCCTCGCGCCAGCGCAGCGGGGGCTCGGTGTCCAGGGTCCCCTTGGCGGCGTTCAGCAGCACGCTCGCGAGCGGGGTGCGCAGCCGGGCCAGGACCACCTGGGTCTCCGGGTCGCCGAAGCGGGCGTTGAACTCGATGACCCGGGTGCCGCGGCTGGTGATCGCCAGGCCCGCGTAGAGCAGGCCGGAGAAGGGGGTGCCGCGGCGGCGGAGCTCGTCGACGGTGGGCTGGAGGACCAGCTCCATGACCTCGTCGACCAGCTTCGGGTCGGCCCAGGGCAGCGGGGAGTACGCGCCCATGCCGCCCGTGTTGGGGCCCTCGTCGCCGTCCAGGGCCCGCTTGAAGTCCTGCGCGGGCTGGAGCGGCAGCACGGTGACGCCGTCGGTGATGGCGAAGAGGGAGACCTCGGGACCGTCGAGGTACTCCTCGATGACCACGCGGTCGCAGGCGAGGGCGTGCGCCCGGGCGGCCGCCAGGTCCTCGGTGACCACGACGCCCTTCCCGGCCGCGAGGCCGTCGTCCTTGACGACGTACGGGGCGCCGAAGGCGTCGAGGGCCTCGTCCACCTCTTCCGGGGTGGTGCAGACGTAGCTGCGCGCGGTCGGGACCCCGGCCGCGGCCATCACGTCCTTGGCAAAGGCCTTGGAGCCCTCCAGCCGCGCCGCCTCGGCGGACGGGCCGAAGACGGGGATGCCCACGGCGCGCACGGCGTCGGCGACCCCGGCGACCAGCGGGGCCTCCGGGCCGACGACGACCAGGCCGGCGCCGAGTTCGGTGGCGAGAGCGGCGACGGCGGCGCCGTCGAGGGCGTCGACCGGGCGGAGCTCGGCCACCTCGGCGATGCCGGCGTTGCCGGGAGCGCAGTACAGCGCGGAGACGTCGGGGTCGAGGGACAGAGAGCGGCACAGGGCATGTTCGCGGGCGCCGCCGCCGATGACGAGGACCTTCACGCCGCTCAGCCTAGCCCGGCCGGAGCGGCCGGTTTCGTGCGGCCACCCAACTAGCAGGTGCTACTCATTCGTGTATTCCTCCACAACGGTCGCTCCGAGCTCGCGCACGATGAGGTCGTGTCCGGTCAGCGCGCTGTCGACGAGGTCGGGATCGTCCTCCTCGGCGAAGTCGTCTTCGGGGGCGACCGGCGGGGGCGACTGCCGTACGGGGGGCTGCGGGGCGGAGGCCTGCTGCTGGGGTGACGCGTGGGGCGGCTGCTGCGGCTGCTGCTGGGCGGGGGAGCCCTGCGCCGGAGCCTGCGGCGGCGGGCTGTAGGCCGGGGCGGGCGCGGGCGGTGCGGCGTACGAGGAGGTCTGGAGCGGAGCGGGGGCTCCGCCGCCCACCACGGCGTCGATCTTCCAGTTGACCTGGAACTGCTCGGCCAGGACCGCCTTGAGCACGTCCTCGCTGCCGCTGCTCGCGAAGTTGTCGCGGGCTCCGGCATTGGGGAAGCCGAGCTGGAGGGTGGTGCCGTCGAAGCCGGTGACCTGGGCGTTCTGGCTGAGCAGGATCCAGGTGAAGCGGCGGCGGTTCTTGACGGCCTCCAGGACGCCGGGCCACATCGCCTGGATCTGCCCGGCGCCGGCGGCCATGCCGGGGGAGGGTGCGGGGGCCGCCGCCGGGGCGGGGGTCGGGGCCTGGGCGGGCGCGGGGGCCGCGGGGGCTCCCTGGCCGGGTCCGGCCGCGCTCGGCCATGCTCCGGCCGCCGGGGCGGGCGTGGCCGCGGGGGCCGCTGGGGCTGCGGGGGCCGCCGGGGCGCCGGCTCCCGGCTGTGCCGCACCGGGCCAGGCGCCGGGGGCACCGCCGCCGGGCTGAGCCGCACCGGGCCAGGCGCCGGGCGCGGGGGCCTGGGCTGCGGGGGCCGGGGAGACGGGAGCGGGTGCGGCTGCGACGGGTGTGGCTGCGGGTGCGACAGGCGGGGCGGGTGCGGCAGGCGGGGCCACGGGCGGGGCCTGAACCGTCGGCTCGGGCTCGGGAGCCCGTACGGCGGCACGCGCGGCGGCGACGCCCCCGCCCGGCCCGGCGGGCGCCATGGGATGTGCCTCGGGCCCGGGCACGTAGCCCATGACGGGCGGAGCCGCGGGCACGCCGGCCGCGGAGGCTGCCGCGAAGGCGGCGGCCCCGCCCCGCTCCAGCCGGTCGAGCCGGGCCTGGAAGGACCGCTCGTCGTCGAAGGCGGCGGGCAGCAGCACACGGGCACAGATCAGTTCGAGCTGGAGCCGCGGCGAGGTCGCCCCGCGCATCTCGGTGAGCCCGGTGTTGACCAGATCGGCGGCCCGCGACAGCTCGGCCGCCCCGAACACCGAGGCCTGCGCCTGCATCCGCTCCACGACATCGGCGGGGGCGTCGATCAGCCCCTTCTCCCCGGCGTCGGGCACGGCGGCCAGGATGACCAGGTCGCGCAGCCGCTCCAGCAGGTCGGCGACGAACCGGCGCGGGTCGTTCCCGCCCTCGACGACGCGGTCGACGACCTCGAAGGCCGCGGCCCCGTCCCCGGCGGCGAAGGCGTCGATCACGGAGTCGAGCAGGGACCCCTCGGTGTAGCCGAGCAGCGACGTCGCCATGGCGTACGTCACACCCTCGTCGGCGGCGCCTGCGAGCAGCTGGTCCATCACGGACATCGAGTCACGCACGGACCCGGCACCGGCGCGCACCACGAGCGGCAGCACGCCGTCCTCGACGGTGGCGCCCTCGCGCCCGCAGACCTCGCCGAGGTAGTCCCGCAGCGTGCCGGGCGGCACCAGGCGGAAGGGGTAGTGGTGGGTCCGGGACCGGATGGTCCCGATCACCTTCTCCGGCTCGGTGGTGGCGAAGATGAACTTGAGGTGCTCCGGCGGCTCCTCGACCACCTTCAGCAGCGCGTTGAAGCCCGCCGAGGTCACCATGTGGGCCTCGTCGATGATGTAGATCTTGTAGCGACTGGCGGCCGGCCCGAAGAAGGCCTTCTCGCGCAGGTCACGGGCGTCGTCCACACCACCGTGCGAGGCGGCGTCGATCTCGATGACGTCGATGGACCCCGGCCCGTTCCGGGCGAGGTCGCGGCAGGACTGGCACTCCCCGCAGGGGGTCGGAGTGGGACCCTGCTCACAGTTCAGACACCGGGCGAGGATGCGCGCGCTGGTGGTCTTGCCGCACCCGCGGGGCCCGCTGAACAGGTACGCGTGATTGACCCGGTTGTTCCGCAGGGCCTGCATCAGCGGTGCAGTGACATGCTCCTGCCCGATGACCTCGGCGAACGACTCGGGACGATAGCGGCGGTACAGCGCAAGGGACGACACGTATACGAGGTTATCCGGGCCCACCGACAACAGCGGCCCGCCGACGCCCCCAGGGCCCCCCGGAACGCAAAGCGCCCCCCACGCACCCGCCAGAGCCCACTTACCCTTGCTGCCTTCCGGCCCTGGGGGAGTTGGGTGAGATAGCGCCACGTGAGGGGCTGGCCCCACCCTAGCGGATGAACGGCCCCGGAATCGAGCCGGACCCCCACCGGACCCCCGCCCGGTCCCCGACCGACGATCACGTTCGCGAGCACCCCTCAACGTCTTGTATTGTTTGCGGCGGAGGATTCGCCTAGTGGCCTAGGGCGCACGCTTGGAAAGCGTGTTGGGGGCAACCCCTCACGAGTTCGAATCTCGTATCCTCCGCCATTGCTCTCACCGGGCAATATGTCGAAGAGCCCCACCGCTTGCGGTGGGGCTCTTTGCGTTCCCCCGTGCTCGGGCAGGAGAGCCAGACTTCAAGAAGCTGATGGTGCTACGTTCATTAGCATCATGCTGCTGAGACTGGACACCGCAGACAGTCGGCCCCTGCACGAGCAGGTGGCAGGCGCGATCCGGCGCGCCATCGCCGACGGGGAGTGCGCGCCGGGGGACCGGCTGCCGCCCGCCCGCGACCTCTCCCGGGCCCTGGGCGTCAACGCCAACACCGTGCTGCGGGGCCTTCGGGCCCTTCGGGACGAGGGGGTGCTGGAGTTCCGGCGGGGCCGCGGGGTGACGGTCGCCGAAGGCGCGGACCAGCGGTCGGAACTGCTGGACAGAGCGCGACAGCTGGTCACCGACGCAGCGCGTCAGGGCTATAGCAAGAGCGATCTCATCGAGCTGATCAGGGAGCTTTCGTGAACGACTGCACGAAGCGGACGAACGGCGCGCGCTGGGGTGCGGCCATATGGGCAGCGGGCGTTCTGGCCGCACTGGCCGCGCTTCCGCCGGCCGCGAGCAGTCGCCTGCCGGACCGTTTGGCCACGCACTGGGGTGGAAGCTCGCCCGACGGCTCGATGCCCTTGTGGGCAGCTTCGCTGTTCCCCGCGCTGATCTGGGCCGTCCTGGCGCTGTCCGTCGCCTTCGCGGGACGCCGCGGGGGCGCGGCCGCAAGGCCGTGGGCCGGCGTGACGCTGCTGTCGGGCGGCGTGTTCCTTGCGGGTGTCCAGGCGTCCATCGTGCGCGCCAACCTGGACCGGGCCGAATGGAGCGACGCCAGCTCGGTGGGTACCGGAGTCACGGTCACCGTCGTGGCCGCGACGGCCGCCGGCGTGCTCGGGTGGCTGGCCGGCCGCCGCGGCGGTGCCCCGACCTCCGGCGAGGAGACCGGCGGCGCGACGAGGATGGAGATCCCCGAGGGGGAACGATTCGTCTGGCTGTCCCGTGCGGCGAACCCGTGGCTCCACCTGACCGCCGCCCTCACCGGCCTCGTGGCCGCAGCCGCCGCACTGGCCGCCGCGGGCGGGCTGATCGGCCTGCAGTGGGCGCTGATCGCACCGTTCGCGATCGCCTCGACTCTTGTGCTCTTCTGCTCTTCCGTGCAGGCGCGGGTGACGGAGAAGGGGCTGGACGTGGCTTTCGGCCCGTTCGGCTGGCCCGTGCGCCACTGGGCCGCCCAGGACATCAAATCGGCGCGGGCGGAGTCACGGACACCTGCGCAGGTCGGCGGCTGG comes from Streptomyces sp. NBC_01408 and encodes:
- the purD gene encoding phosphoribosylamine--glycine ligase → MKVLVIGGGAREHALCRSLSLDPDVSALYCAPGNAGIAEVAELRPVDALDGAAVAALATELGAGLVVVGPEAPLVAGVADAVRAVGIPVFGPSAEAARLEGSKAFAKDVMAAAGVPTARSYVCTTPEEVDEALDAFGAPYVVKDDGLAAGKGVVVTEDLAAARAHALACDRVVIEEYLDGPEVSLFAITDGVTVLPLQPAQDFKRALDGDEGPNTGGMGAYSPLPWADPKLVDEVMELVLQPTVDELRRRGTPFSGLLYAGLAITSRGTRVIEFNARFGDPETQVVLARLRTPLASVLLNAAKGTLDTEPPLRWREDAAVTVVIASHNYPETPRTGDPIEGLAEVAAEDGPDAYVLHAGTRREGDAVVSAGGRVLSVTATGSDLAQARDKAYKAVARIRLDGSQHRTDIAAKAAERR
- a CDS encoding DNA polymerase III subunit gamma and tau; the protein is MSSLALYRRYRPESFAEVIGQEHVTAPLMQALRNNRVNHAYLFSGPRGCGKTTSARILARCLNCEQGPTPTPCGECQSCRDLARNGPGSIDVIEIDAASHGGVDDARDLREKAFFGPAASRYKIYIIDEAHMVTSAGFNALLKVVEEPPEHLKFIFATTEPEKVIGTIRSRTHHYPFRLVPPGTLRDYLGEVCGREGATVEDGVLPLVVRAGAGSVRDSMSVMDQLLAGAADEGVTYAMATSLLGYTEGSLLDSVIDAFAAGDGAAAFEVVDRVVEGGNDPRRFVADLLERLRDLVILAAVPDAGEKGLIDAPADVVERMQAQASVFGAAELSRAADLVNTGLTEMRGATSPRLQLELICARVLLPAAFDDERSFQARLDRLERGGAAAFAAASAAGVPAAPPVMGYVPGPEAHPMAPAGPGGGVAAARAAVRAPEPEPTVQAPPVAPPAAPAPPVAPAATPVAAAPAPVSPAPAAQAPAPGAWPGAAQPGGGAPGAWPGAAQPGAGAPAAPAAPAAPAATPAPAAGAWPSAAGPGQGAPAAPAPAQAPTPAPAAAPAPSPGMAAGAGQIQAMWPGVLEAVKNRRRFTWILLSQNAQVTGFDGTTLQLGFPNAGARDNFASSGSEDVLKAVLAEQFQVNWKIDAVVGGGAPAPLQTSSYAAPPAPAPAYSPPPQAPAQGSPAQQQPQQPPHASPQQQASAPQPPVRQSPPPVAPEDDFAEEDDPDLVDSALTGHDLIVRELGATVVEEYTNE
- a CDS encoding GntR family transcriptional regulator, producing MLLRLDTADSRPLHEQVAGAIRRAIADGECAPGDRLPPARDLSRALGVNANTVLRGLRALRDEGVLEFRRGRGVTVAEGADQRSELLDRARQLVTDAARQGYSKSDLIELIRELS
- a CDS encoding DUF1648 domain-containing protein, with the protein product MNDCTKRTNGARWGAAIWAAGVLAALAALPPAASSRLPDRLATHWGGSSPDGSMPLWAASLFPALIWAVLALSVAFAGRRGGAAARPWAGVTLLSGGVFLAGVQASIVRANLDRAEWSDASSVGTGVTVTVVAATAAGVLGWLAGRRGGAPTSGEETGGATRMEIPEGERFVWLSRAANPWLHLTAALTGLVAAAAALAAAGGLIGLQWALIAPFAIASTLVLFCSSVQARVTEKGLDVAFGPFGWPVRHWAAQDIKSARAESRTPAQVGGWGYRLSGLGTTVMLRAGECLVIHPRKGTEFAVSVDDAERGAALLNSFSTRQAS